AGCGTTTCTCAGTCTTTGCTGATGCTTATCTTGAATATCCATTTTTTGCTTGTTGATGTCACGGCGGACGTCGCTAAGCCTGGTTTCTAAAGAATTTTTTGCGTCCAGTAGGTCGTTAATTGTGTTCTGAAGCTTTTTAACGGAGAGTTTGTGTTCCTCGTGGAGTTTTAGAAGGTCCTGGTGTGCTTTTTCTCCTACGGGCACTTTTGCCACGAATTCTTCAGAGTGTTCAAGGTGTGCAACTGGTTTATTATGCGGAGAGTTCAATTGCATAAATTTTTCTTCCGCCCGGTCCATTTGGACCAATTCTTTTTCCATAGTATCTATGGATTCCATGAGTTTTCTGTTTTGCAGGGCAACCGCTTTGTTCATGTTCCTGTGCTTTTTTTCCATGGCTTCCTTGGCTTCAATGATCGCATAAGAGGTTCCACGGCCTCCAGCCCTTCCGCTTGCCATTGATGCGCGGGCGGCGGACCTCATAGCGTCTTCCCGTCTTGCTATGTCTTCCGTATCACGTTTAATGATGTCAGCAAGTTTCCTATTATTAAGAGTTATCTGTTGTTTATTTTTATCAAGTAATTTAGCTATTCTGCCCGTCGTGTTTTAAAAGTCGCCAGCGTGACTTCCCATTCCTTAGCAGTTAATTCACGGTTAGCTAGTGCTGTTTCCACAGCGGCCTTTTTACGGCGTAAAGCCCGTTCCGCGTTCTGTTGTGCTGTTCGTTCCTGTTGTGCTTGTGTTTGTTTGAGGATAGTTTCTAACGCATCCCTCTTGTTCCGGAATGTTTCTTCTTCCAGGTCAAGAGTGTCATAAGATTCCTTTATCTTTCTCTCCAGATTATTGATTTTGGGCTCTGTAGTGAGTTGCAGCTTTTCCAGTTGAGAGTTCAGTTCATTTACGTTCTGGTCGTGTTGTACTGTCAAATGGTTATTGTACCATACTGTTCCAATGATGGCTAGGATAGTAAGGATGGATAGCAGATAGCGCATAGTTTTTGTAGCAGATACCGCCGTTATATATTGGCATTATTTGGCATGCAAGTTTTTTGTATTGGCTTGGTATTGGTGAATCAGGTTGTTTTCACACTTTCAAGAATGAGGGAGGGAACTCCCGTAAGTACGCTTTTTTGCGGCCTTGGTTAAATAGTTCTTGCCTTTTGCGCGGTGGTTGTGTTTACTCCGTCGCGCAGTCCCTGCAAACCTAATGTCGCGTTCGTCTAGCGGTCTAGGACTCCCGCCTTTCACGCGGGCAACACGGGTTCGAGTCCCGTACGCGATGCCAGTTTTTTCTTTTCCTTCCGTCTTGAACCGGAATCTTTTTTACGCCATCCCCCCGGTATGTTTCTGGATTTTTCCACCCGTTGTGGTATGGTTACTTCCGCCATGGCAGCCCAGAACGAAATTATGCTGAACGGAGCCCCGTATGGACTGGCGGAACCCTGTTCCGTTTCCCGGCTTCTGGAACTCTTGAACATGAACGGCAAACCCGTCGTCGTGGAGCACAACGGCTCCGCGCTCCTGCCGCAGGATTTTTTCCGGGTTACGGTTTCTCCCGGAGACCGGGTGGAAATCGTCTCCATCGTCGCCGGCGGCTAGGCTCCCTTTTTCCTTTATTTCCCTTCCCAATCCGTCACCGCCATGCCCTCCATCCACGTCATGTCCCCCACTCTTGCCAGCCAGGTGGCGGCGGGCGAGGTGGTGGAACGCCCCGCCTCCGTCGTGAAGGAGCTGGTGGAAAACAGCCTGGACGCCGGAGCCAGATCCGTGCGGGTGGAGATACGCCGCGGAGGCGTGGGCCTGATCAAGGTGACGGACGACGGCTGCGGCATGTCCCGGGAAGACGCGTGCCTGTGCGCCAAGCGGCACGCCACCAGCAAGCTTTCCTCCCTGGAGGACCTGTTTGAAATCACTCACCTGGGCTTCCGCGGGGAGGCCATTCCCAGCATTGCCAGCGTCTCCCGCTTCAAGCTCTGCACCAGGCAGCAGCAGGCACTGGAGGGCTGGGAAGTACGCATCGACGGCGGGCTGGAGCACGAGCCGAGAAGTTCCGGCGTCTCCCCCGGCACCGCCATTGAGGTCTCCGACCTGTTTTACAATACCCCGGCACGCCGCAAGTTCCTGAAATCCGCGGAGACGGAGGCTTCCCATGTGGAGCACCAGATACGCCTGCATGCCCTGGCCTATCCCCAGGTGCGCTTTACCTACAAGCGGGACGACCAGCTCGTCTTCGACCTTCCGGCCACGGCGGACCTGCGCGTCCGCATCTCCGCGCTGACGGATGCGGCTACGGCGGCAGCCCTGATTCCGATAGAAACGACCATCGGGCCCGGCATTTCCGTCACGGGCTTCCTGCTCCCGCTTTCCGAGGCCAGGCGCACCAGAAAGGGGCAGTACGTCTTCATGAACACCCGCCCCGTGGAGGACCAGCTCATCAACCGGGCCATCCGGGACGGTTACGGCGGTTTTCCCACCGGGCTGCATCCGGCGCTCTTCCTGTACATGGAGGTGGAGCCCGCGCTGGTGGACGTCAACGTGCACCCCGCCAAGAAGGAGGTGAGGTTCCGCCGTTCCGCGGACGTGGTTAATACCATTGTGGAGGCGATTGCCAACACCCTCCAAAAACACGCCCGGCAGGAAATTCACGCTTCCGCCGCCGTGCCGGAGACGGACGGCGGCCCTCCGGAACCGCCTTCCGCCGCGCCGCATGGGGAAACACCCTCCCGGGCGGACAATTCCCAGGCCTTCCCTCCGGCAAAACCCCGCACGGCCCCCGCTCCTTCCTCCAAACTCCCTTCCCTTTCCCCGCCCCCAGCAGGCAATCACGGGAGGCTGTTCCTCTTCCCCCCCTGCGCCCCATTCCCCTGAAGCAGGTTCCCGCCACCCAGGGGAAACTGGATTTCCAGCATCAGGCGGAGGGCGGCGGCGCAAGGGACGCCTGCGGAAAGGCCGCTCCGGAGAGGGACGCCACCGCCGGGTTCACCTATATGGGAACCCTCCACCAGCAATTCGCCCTGTTTGAAACGCCGGAGGGCCTGGTGCTGATGCATCCCAGGGCCGCGCGGGAACGCATCATCTTTGAACGGCTGCGGGCGCACCGGGAAGCGCCCATGCCGTCCCAGCAGCTTCTGGACCCGGTGATACTGGACCTGGACCCGCGGGATTTTGCCGTTATCCAGCAGTTCGCACCCCACTTTGACCAGGCCGGAATGACCGTCACGCCCTTCGGCCAGAACACGATCAGGATAGAATCCCTGCCCGCCCTGCTGGAACTGGAGAACGCCCGCGCCTTCCTGCTGGAGCTGGTGGACCGCCTCACCCAGTCCGAATTCAGCCGGAACGCCAAACGCATGGCTTATGAGACCTTCATCGGGGAAATCGCCAGGAAATCCGCCTGGAAGGAACGTATTTCCCCGCACCGCGCCCCGGCCATCCTGAAAGAACTGCTGGCCTGCGAAGTGCCGTACTGCACCCCGGGCGGCAAGCCCACGCTGGTGAATTATTCCATTCCGGAGATCAAACGCAAATTCGGCATCCAGGCGTAACGGGCCGGGAAAGCGGAAGGCCGGATACCTGGTCTTTCAGCTCCACATTTGAAATGGAAGGCCGCGCAGAAGAGCAGCAGGCCTTTGCCGCGGCCGAAAGGAAACCGGGAGCCAGCGAAGGAATGTTCAAGAGAATGAAGGAATACGGTTTTTGAAAGTGCGGCCTTTGTCCGTGCATTCATTCAGAAGCATGCGGCGCTTCCTGAAAGCCTTCTTTCAAAACAGGAGGTAAATGCCATCCTTCCATGAAAGCCGTTTTTCACTCCATTCCTTTTATCTCCCTTTCCTCCCCCTTTTCCGGCCCATCCGGTTTTAACGCGCGGGCCGCCGCATCCATCCCGTCCTGTACGGAAGCTTGCTCTTGGCAAGGGGGGGTCCCGCGTTTATAATGTTACCTTCCCTGTCGTCATCCAGCCCGTTCCCAGCCATGCCAGACCCCGCCCCCAGCAAGCCTTCCGCACCACGCATTGCTGAAACCGCCGCCGGAAAAGCCCTGATGGCCCTGCTGGCCCTTTTTTACGCCCTTCTGGCGACGGCGGCGGCAGGTGGGGAGTGGCACACCCTTTTTCTTCCCGCCTGCCTTCTGGCGGCGGCCCTTCTGCTGTTCTGCTTCTGCATCCTCCGGGGGTACAAGATT
The genomic region above belongs to Akkermansia massiliensis and contains:
- the thiS gene encoding sulfur carrier protein ThiS, with translation MAAQNEIMLNGAPYGLAEPCSVSRLLELLNMNGKPVVVEHNGSALLPQDFFRVTVSPGDRVEIVSIVAGG
- the mutL gene encoding DNA mismatch repair endonuclease MutL; its protein translation is MPSIHVMSPTLASQVAAGEVVERPASVVKELVENSLDAGARSVRVEIRRGGVGLIKVTDDGCGMSREDACLCAKRHATSKLSSLEDLFEITHLGFRGEAIPSIASVSRFKLCTRQQQALEGWEVRIDGGLEHEPRSSGVSPGTAIEVSDLFYNTPARRKFLKSAETEASHVEHQIRLHALAYPQVRFTYKRDDQLVFDLPATADLRVRISALTDAATAAALIPIETTIGPGISVTGFLLPLSEARRTRKGQYVFMNTRPVEDQLINRAIRDGYGGFPTGLHPALFLYMEVEPALVDVNVHPAKKEVRFRRSADVVNTIVEAIANTLQKHARQEIHASAAVPETDGGPPEPPSAAPHGETPSRADNSQAFPPAKPRTAPAPSSKLPSLSPPPAGNHGRLFLFPPCAPFP